One Micromonospora sp. WMMD812 genomic window carries:
- a CDS encoding ABC transporter permease, translating to MAHDSLYAAPPSVGAEADAGRGPGGLATLRGLLGSWDAAVVAALAVAVLLAGLTVENFATGRNTQFLLLDLVPLALIALPMTLIVITGEIDLSVASMVGLCSTLMGQLWLSSGLSLELICVLVVLLGGVLGALNGLFVTGFGLPSLAVTIGTLALYRGLSFVVLGDQAVADFPASWTAAAMRNIPGTSVPAVVVPVLLLALVFGVVLHATSAGRALYATGNNDQAATFAGVSVARTKFWLFVVSGAVCGLVGVFWTLRYASARGDNATGLELTVVTAVLLGGVSIFGGRGGLLGVVAGVLLLGVLRNALQLADVDANALTIVTGTLLIASVVLPNAVADVRARLHRRRQRANPVAP from the coding sequence ATGGCGCATGACAGCCTGTACGCGGCGCCGCCGAGCGTGGGCGCCGAGGCCGACGCCGGGCGGGGACCGGGCGGCCTCGCCACGCTGCGCGGGCTGCTCGGCTCCTGGGACGCGGCGGTCGTCGCCGCGCTCGCCGTGGCGGTGCTGCTCGCCGGCCTGACCGTGGAGAACTTCGCCACCGGCCGCAACACCCAGTTCCTGCTGCTCGACCTGGTGCCGCTGGCGCTCATCGCGCTGCCGATGACGCTGATCGTCATCACCGGCGAGATCGACCTGTCGGTGGCCAGCATGGTCGGCCTGTGCAGCACCCTGATGGGTCAGCTCTGGCTCTCCAGTGGACTGTCCCTCGAGCTGATCTGCGTCCTCGTGGTGCTGCTCGGCGGCGTGCTCGGCGCGCTGAACGGGCTGTTCGTCACCGGCTTCGGCCTGCCCTCGCTGGCGGTGACCATCGGCACGCTCGCCCTCTACCGGGGCCTGTCGTTCGTCGTGCTCGGCGACCAGGCGGTGGCGGACTTCCCGGCCAGCTGGACCGCCGCCGCGATGCGGAACATCCCGGGCACGTCCGTCCCCGCCGTGGTCGTCCCGGTGCTGCTGCTCGCGCTGGTCTTCGGTGTCGTGCTGCACGCCACCTCGGCCGGCCGGGCGCTGTACGCCACGGGCAACAACGACCAGGCCGCCACGTTCGCCGGAGTGTCGGTGGCCCGGACGAAGTTCTGGCTGTTCGTGGTCTCCGGCGCGGTCTGCGGGCTGGTCGGCGTCTTCTGGACGCTGCGCTACGCCAGCGCCCGCGGCGACAACGCCACCGGTCTCGAACTCACCGTGGTGACCGCCGTGCTGCTCGGCGGCGTCTCGATCTTCGGCGGCCGGGGCGGGCTGCTCGGCGTGGTCGCGGGAGTCCTGCTCCTCGGCGTGTTGCGCAACGCCCTGCAACTCGCCGACGTCGACGCCAACGCGCTGACGATCGTCACCGGCACCCTGCTCATCGCATCCGTCGTGCTTCCCAACGCCGTCGCGGACGTCCGCGCCCGGCTGCACCGCCGACGACAGCGCGCGAACCCCGTCGCGCCCTGA
- a CDS encoding L-rhamnose mutarotase has translation MPRVCFTLQVDPVRLDEYRARHERVWPEMLGALAECGWHDYSLFLREDGLLVGFLVTDDFPAAQAAMRTRDVNARWQAEMASFFLDLDQGTPDRAMRPLDEVFNLEAQLAAETGETA, from the coding sequence ATGCCCCGCGTCTGTTTCACCCTCCAGGTCGACCCGGTCCGCCTGGACGAGTACCGCGCCCGGCACGAGCGGGTCTGGCCCGAGATGCTCGGCGCCCTGGCCGAGTGCGGATGGCACGACTACTCGCTCTTCCTCCGCGAGGACGGACTGCTCGTGGGGTTCCTGGTGACCGACGACTTCCCGGCGGCCCAGGCCGCCATGCGGACCCGCGACGTCAACGCCCGCTGGCAGGCGGAGATGGCGTCGTTCTTCCTCGACCTCGACCAGGGCACACCCGACCGTGCCATGCGGCCGCTGGACGAGGTCTTCAACCTTGAGGCGCAACTCGCCGCAGAGACGGGAGAAACAGCATGA
- a CDS encoding amidohydrolase family protein, with product MIVDAHHHLWRIEDGYRWLDAPELAPIRRSFVPDDLRPELTAAGVDRTVLVEGGRCDVAEAALLLEYARSTPAIAGVVAWVDPADPALADTIADYRRLPGGDLMVGVRPQLQAETDPHYLDREPVRRGLRAIAEAGLALDVVVRVDQLSAVARAAREVPELRFVLDHLGKPRIRDGLGGLAEWSGPVGALATLPNVTAKLSGLVTEASWDAWQVADLRPFVAEAVTRFGPDRLMFGSDWPVCRLAADYQAVLSALVEALPPLSAEERAAVFGDTAARTYQLRR from the coding sequence GTGATCGTCGACGCACACCACCACCTGTGGCGGATCGAGGACGGCTACCGGTGGCTGGACGCGCCGGAGCTGGCCCCGATCCGGCGCTCGTTCGTCCCCGACGACCTGCGGCCGGAGCTGACGGCCGCCGGCGTCGACCGGACGGTCCTGGTGGAGGGGGGCCGCTGCGACGTCGCCGAGGCGGCCCTCCTGCTCGAGTACGCGCGGTCCACTCCGGCGATCGCTGGGGTGGTCGCCTGGGTCGACCCCGCGGATCCGGCGCTCGCCGACACCATCGCCGACTACCGGCGGTTGCCCGGCGGTGACCTGATGGTCGGCGTACGCCCGCAGCTGCAGGCCGAGACGGACCCGCACTACCTGGACCGGGAGCCGGTCCGGCGCGGCCTGCGCGCCATCGCCGAGGCCGGGCTGGCCCTCGACGTGGTGGTCCGGGTCGACCAACTGTCCGCCGTGGCGCGGGCCGCGCGGGAGGTCCCCGAGCTGCGGTTCGTCCTCGACCACCTCGGCAAGCCACGGATCCGGGACGGGCTCGGTGGCCTGGCCGAGTGGTCCGGCCCGGTCGGGGCGCTCGCCACCCTGCCGAACGTCACGGCGAAGCTGTCCGGGCTGGTCACCGAGGCGAGCTGGGACGCGTGGCAGGTGGCCGACCTGCGGCCCTTCGTGGCCGAGGCGGTCACCCGGTTCGGGCCGGACCGGCTGATGTTCGGGTCGGACTGGCCGGTCTGCCGGCTCGCCGCCGACTACCAGGCGGTGCTGTCGGCCCTGGTCGAGGCCCTGCCGCCGCTGTCGGCCGAGGAGCGGGCGGCGGTGTTCGGCGACACCGCCGCGCGGACCTACCAGCTCCGGCGTTGA
- a CDS encoding bifunctional aldolase/short-chain dehydrogenase, whose amino-acid sequence MRTMHSQVQALIARSNRLGADPTTTNYAGGNTSAKGGATDPVTGGPVDLLWVKGSGGDLGTLTEAGLAVLRLDRLRALADVYPGVDREDEMVAAFDYCLHGRGGAAPSIDTAMHGLVDAAHVDHLHPDAGIAIATAADGPALTKEIFGDRVLWVPWRRPGFQLGLDIAAVASANPQAIGVILGGHGITAWGATSEECERNSLEIIRAAQAFLDERGRAEPFGPVRDGYRPLPPEERRRRAAALFPLLRGLASTDRPQVGHFTDSDVVLDFLARERHPALAALGTSCPDHFLRTKVRPLVLDLPPTAPVEDVVARLRELHGAYRDEYRAYYARHATADSPPMRGADPAVVLVPGVGMFSFGQNKQTARVAGEFYVNAINVMRGAESVSRYAPIDEAEKFRIEYWALEEAKLRRMPRPKALATRVAFVTGGGSGIGRAIAHRLAAEGACVVVADRDAGSAATVAAEIGGTDVAVAVTADVTDGAAVAGALRAAVLAFGGVDLVVNNAGLSISKPLLETTEADWDVQHDVMAKGSFLVSREAARVMVAQGLGGDIVYIASKNSLFAGPNNVAYGAAKADQAHQVRLLAAELGGHGIRVNGVNPDGVVRGSGIFAGGWGAQRAAVYGVPEEKLGEFYAQRTLLKREVLPEHVANAVFVLTGGDLSHTTGLHLPVDAGVAAAFLR is encoded by the coding sequence GTGAGGACGATGCATTCGCAGGTTCAGGCGCTGATCGCGCGCAGCAACCGGCTCGGCGCCGACCCGACCACGACGAACTACGCCGGGGGCAACACCTCGGCCAAGGGCGGGGCGACCGACCCGGTGACCGGCGGCCCGGTCGACCTGCTCTGGGTGAAGGGCTCCGGCGGCGACCTCGGCACCCTGACCGAGGCGGGTCTCGCCGTGCTCCGGCTGGACCGGCTGCGCGCCCTGGCCGACGTCTACCCCGGCGTCGACCGGGAGGACGAGATGGTCGCCGCGTTCGACTACTGCCTGCACGGCCGCGGCGGGGCGGCGCCCTCGATCGACACCGCGATGCACGGTCTGGTCGACGCGGCGCACGTCGACCACCTGCACCCGGACGCGGGCATCGCGATCGCCACCGCGGCCGACGGCCCCGCGCTCACCAAGGAGATCTTCGGCGACCGGGTGCTGTGGGTGCCGTGGCGGCGGCCCGGCTTCCAGCTCGGCCTCGACATCGCCGCGGTGGCGAGCGCGAACCCCCAGGCGATCGGCGTCATCCTCGGCGGCCATGGCATCACCGCCTGGGGCGCGACCAGCGAGGAGTGCGAGCGCAACTCTCTGGAGATCATCCGCGCGGCCCAGGCCTTCCTCGACGAGCGGGGCCGGGCCGAGCCGTTCGGCCCGGTGCGCGACGGCTACCGCCCGCTGCCGCCGGAGGAGCGGCGGCGCCGGGCCGCCGCGCTGTTCCCGCTGCTGCGCGGCCTCGCCTCCACCGACCGGCCACAGGTCGGGCACTTCACCGACAGCGACGTGGTGCTCGACTTCCTCGCCCGGGAGCGACACCCCGCGCTCGCCGCGCTCGGCACCTCCTGCCCCGACCACTTCCTGCGCACCAAGGTCCGGCCGCTGGTGCTCGACCTGCCGCCGACCGCCCCGGTCGAGGACGTCGTCGCCCGGCTGCGGGAGCTGCACGGCGCGTACCGCGACGAGTACCGGGCCTACTACGCGCGGCACGCCACCGCCGACAGTCCGCCGATGCGCGGCGCCGACCCGGCCGTCGTCCTGGTGCCGGGCGTGGGCATGTTCAGCTTCGGCCAGAACAAGCAGACCGCCCGGGTCGCCGGGGAGTTCTACGTCAACGCGATCAACGTGATGCGCGGCGCGGAGTCCGTGTCCCGCTACGCGCCGATCGACGAGGCCGAGAAGTTCCGGATCGAGTACTGGGCGCTGGAGGAGGCGAAGCTGCGCCGGATGCCGAGGCCGAAGGCGCTGGCCACCCGGGTCGCGTTCGTCACCGGTGGCGGCTCCGGCATCGGCCGGGCCATCGCCCATCGGCTCGCCGCCGAGGGAGCCTGCGTCGTCGTCGCCGACCGCGACGCCGGCTCGGCGGCCACCGTCGCCGCCGAGATCGGCGGCACCGACGTGGCCGTCGCCGTCACCGCCGACGTCACCGACGGCGCCGCCGTCGCCGGCGCCCTGCGAGCGGCCGTGCTCGCCTTCGGCGGCGTGGACCTCGTGGTCAACAACGCCGGGCTGTCCATCTCCAAGCCGCTGCTGGAGACCACCGAGGCGGACTGGGACGTTCAGCACGACGTGATGGCCAAGGGCTCATTCCTGGTCTCCCGGGAAGCCGCCCGCGTCATGGTCGCGCAGGGGCTGGGCGGCGACATCGTCTACATCGCCAGCAAGAACTCGCTCTTCGCCGGCCCGAACAACGTCGCGTACGGGGCCGCCAAGGCCGACCAGGCCCACCAGGTCCGGCTGCTCGCCGCCGAACTCGGCGGTCACGGCATCCGCGTCAACGGGGTCAATCCCGACGGCGTGGTGCGCGGCTCCGGCATCTTCGCGGGCGGCTGGGGCGCCCAGCGGGCCGCCGTCTACGGAGTGCCCGAGGAGAAGCTCGGCGAGTTCTACGCCCAGCGCACCCTGCTGAAGCGCGAGGTGCTGCCCGAACACGTCGCCAACGCGGTCTTCGTGCTCACCGGAGGCGACCTGTCCCACACGACGGGCCTGCACCTCCCGGTGGACGCCGGCGTCGCCGCGGCCTTCCTCCGCTGA
- the rhaI gene encoding L-rhamnose isomerase, whose product MTQPDAPTRQRVTQALRTQRIETPSWAYANSGTRFKVFPQEGVPRDPYEKIADAAVVHRLTGVAPTVALHIPWDRVDDYADLARHATDQGVTLGAINANVFQDNDYKLGSVTNPDPGVRRKATDHLLECVDIMDRTGSRDLKLWFSDGTNYPGQDDIRARQDRLATALRETYDRLGDDQRLLLEYKLFEPAFYTTDVPDWGTAYAHCLELGPKAQVVIDTGHHAPGTNIEFIVAFLLRAQRLGAFDFNSRFYADDDLMVGAADPFQLFRIMHEIVRGDALAPEAGIAFMLDQCHNIEPKIPAIIRSVMNVQEATAKALLVDADALAAAQRAGDVLGANAVLMDAYHTDVRPLLADLRADLGLDPDPIAAYARSGYFDRIRAERVGGQQAGWGA is encoded by the coding sequence ATGACGCAGCCCGACGCGCCGACCCGACAGCGGGTCACGCAGGCCCTGCGCACCCAGCGCATCGAGACCCCGTCCTGGGCGTACGCGAACTCCGGCACCCGCTTCAAGGTCTTCCCACAGGAGGGCGTGCCACGCGACCCGTACGAGAAGATCGCCGACGCCGCCGTCGTGCATCGGCTCACCGGGGTCGCGCCCACGGTGGCCCTGCACATCCCGTGGGACCGGGTCGACGACTACGCCGACCTGGCCCGCCACGCGACCGACCAGGGCGTGACGCTGGGCGCGATCAACGCCAACGTGTTCCAGGACAACGACTACAAGCTCGGCAGCGTCACCAATCCGGACCCGGGCGTGCGGCGCAAGGCGACCGACCACCTGCTCGAGTGCGTCGACATCATGGACCGCACCGGGTCACGCGACCTCAAGCTGTGGTTCTCCGACGGCACCAATTACCCGGGGCAGGACGACATCCGGGCCCGGCAGGACCGACTCGCCACCGCGCTGCGCGAGACGTACGACCGGCTCGGCGACGACCAGCGGCTGCTGCTGGAGTACAAGCTGTTCGAGCCGGCCTTCTACACCACCGACGTGCCGGACTGGGGCACCGCGTACGCGCACTGCCTGGAACTCGGACCGAAGGCGCAGGTCGTCATCGACACCGGGCACCACGCGCCGGGCACCAACATCGAGTTCATCGTGGCCTTCCTGCTGCGCGCCCAGCGGCTGGGCGCGTTCGACTTCAACTCCCGCTTCTACGCCGACGACGACCTGATGGTGGGCGCGGCGGACCCGTTCCAGCTGTTCCGCATCATGCACGAGATCGTCCGTGGCGACGCGTTGGCGCCGGAGGCGGGCATCGCCTTCATGCTCGACCAGTGCCACAACATCGAGCCGAAGATCCCCGCGATCATCCGGTCGGTGATGAACGTGCAGGAGGCCACCGCCAAGGCGTTGCTCGTGGACGCCGACGCGCTGGCCGCCGCGCAGCGGGCCGGCGACGTGCTCGGCGCCAACGCGGTGCTGATGGACGCGTACCACACCGACGTCCGGCCGCTGCTGGCCGACCTCCGCGCCGACCTGGGCCTGGACCCGGACCCGATCGCCGCCTACGCCCGCTCCGGCTACTTCGACCGGATCCGGGCCGAGCGCGTCGGCGGGCAGCAGGCCGGCTGGGGCGCCTGA
- a CDS encoding FadR/GntR family transcriptional regulator has protein sequence MAVTDEAIDKIKQMIVAGELRPGDRLPREPDLAERLGLSRNSLREAVKALSLIRVLDVRQGDGTYVTSLDPALLLDALSFVVDFHRDDTVLEFLEVRRILEPAATALAAQRASAEDLAALRDVLDGLGDDPTIDELVANDLEFHRLIAVCAGNNVLTSLLDSLSGPTTRARIWRGLTQEGAVAKTREQHAAILDAVASGQADLARSWATVHVAGVEQWLRRVL, from the coding sequence GTGGCAGTCACGGACGAGGCGATCGACAAGATCAAGCAGATGATCGTCGCCGGCGAGTTGCGCCCGGGTGACCGGCTGCCCCGCGAACCCGACCTGGCCGAACGGCTCGGCCTGTCCCGCAACTCGCTGCGCGAGGCGGTCAAGGCGCTGTCGCTGATCCGGGTCCTCGACGTCCGGCAGGGCGACGGGACGTACGTGACGAGCCTGGATCCGGCGCTGCTGCTCGACGCCCTGAGCTTCGTCGTCGACTTCCACCGCGACGACACCGTCCTGGAGTTCCTCGAGGTCCGGCGGATCCTCGAGCCGGCCGCGACCGCGCTGGCCGCACAGCGGGCCAGCGCGGAGGACCTCGCCGCGTTGCGCGACGTGCTGGACGGCCTCGGCGACGATCCGACCATCGACGAACTCGTCGCCAACGACCTGGAGTTCCACCGGCTGATCGCCGTCTGCGCGGGCAACAACGTGCTCACGTCCCTGCTCGACAGCCTCTCCGGGCCGACCACCCGCGCACGGATCTGGCGGGGTCTTACCCAGGAGGGCGCGGTCGCCAAGACCCGCGAGCAGCACGCCGCCATCCTGGACGCGGTCGCCTCCGGGCAGGCGGACCTGGCCCGCTCCTGGGCCACGGTGCACGTCGCCGGTGTGGAGCAGTGGCTGCGCCGGGTCCTCTGA
- a CDS encoding L-rhamnose mutarotase codes for MHRIALHTRLRPGSESEYDDVHATIPVELAAAIRTAGVHGWWIWRDGRDLFHLVEVEDYQRMRHELRDHPVNVAWQARMARLLDVPDDYSGTDSGLCLVWALPPAPDGAGG; via the coding sequence ATGCACCGCATCGCCCTGCACACCCGGCTACGGCCGGGCAGCGAGAGCGAGTACGACGACGTCCACGCGACCATCCCGGTGGAGCTGGCGGCCGCGATCCGCACCGCTGGTGTGCATGGTTGGTGGATCTGGCGGGACGGCCGGGACCTGTTCCACCTGGTGGAGGTCGAGGACTACCAGCGGATGCGCCACGAGCTGCGCGACCACCCGGTGAACGTGGCGTGGCAGGCCCGAATGGCCCGGCTGCTCGACGTGCCGGACGACTACTCGGGCACCGACTCCGGGCTGTGCCTGGTCTGGGCGCTGCCGCCCGCGCCGGACGGGGCGGGCGGGTGA
- a CDS encoding aldo/keto reductase, whose protein sequence is MTGVRVGRSEVTVSRLGLGCAQLGNLFTPIGEADAIATVAAAWDQGIRYFDTAPHYGLGLSERRLGDALRALPRAAYTVSTKVGRLLVPERSGAARRDPEGFDVVADHRRVWDFSADGVHRSLEASLVRLGLDRIDVVLIHDPEDHQGPALAEAYPALHELRAQGVVGAIGVGSKQWQVLHRFVAETEVDAVMVAGRYTLLEQPALDALLPGCARRGVSVFNAGVFNSGLLAVPRPHAGLPYEYGDVPAAVLDRARAISEVCARHGTSLPAAALAFAAAHPAVAAVVVGAHGPDQVRRNAALSAAEPPGAGFWAELVAEGLLRADAPLPISPVGAA, encoded by the coding sequence GTGACCGGCGTGCGGGTGGGGCGGTCCGAGGTGACCGTGAGCCGGCTCGGTCTCGGCTGCGCCCAGCTCGGCAACCTCTTCACACCGATCGGCGAGGCCGACGCCATCGCCACCGTGGCGGCCGCCTGGGACCAGGGGATCCGCTACTTCGACACCGCGCCGCACTACGGTCTGGGGCTCTCCGAGCGCCGGCTCGGCGACGCGCTGCGCGCCCTGCCCCGGGCGGCGTACACGGTCAGCACGAAGGTGGGGCGGCTGCTGGTCCCGGAGCGGTCCGGGGCCGCGCGGCGCGACCCCGAGGGCTTCGACGTGGTCGCCGACCACCGGCGGGTGTGGGACTTCAGCGCGGACGGCGTGCACCGCTCGCTGGAGGCCAGCCTGGTCCGGCTCGGCCTCGACCGGATCGACGTCGTGCTGATCCACGATCCGGAGGACCACCAGGGGCCGGCCCTGGCCGAGGCGTACCCCGCGCTGCACGAGCTGCGCGCGCAGGGCGTGGTCGGCGCGATCGGCGTCGGGTCGAAACAGTGGCAGGTCCTGCACCGGTTCGTCGCCGAGACGGAGGTCGACGCGGTCATGGTGGCGGGCCGGTACACCCTGCTGGAACAGCCGGCGCTGGACGCGCTGCTGCCCGGGTGCGCGCGCCGCGGCGTGTCGGTGTTCAACGCCGGCGTCTTCAACAGCGGGCTGCTCGCCGTACCGCGTCCGCACGCCGGCCTCCCCTACGAGTACGGCGACGTGCCGGCGGCGGTGCTCGACCGGGCCCGGGCCATCTCCGAGGTCTGCGCCCGGCACGGCACCTCGCTGCCGGCGGCGGCGCTCGCCTTCGCCGCCGCGCATCCGGCGGTCGCGGCGGTGGTGGTGGGCGCCCACGGCCCGGACCAGGTCCGGCGCAACGCCGCGCTGTCGGCGGCGGAGCCGCCCGGTGCCGGGTTCTGGGCGGAGCTGGTCGCCGAGGGCCTGCTCCGCGCGGACGCGCCGCTGCCCATCTCCCCGGTCGGTGCCGCGTGA
- a CDS encoding rhamnulokinase family protein: MSVRLAAVDLGASSGRVMVGRVGPGELELTEAHRFPNEPVRVGATLHWDVLGLYRGVLDGLRAAGPVASVGVDSWAVDYGLLDAAGALLGNPVHYRDHRTDGVAERVAKHLGEERLYATTGLQKLPFNTLYQLVAAADTPQLAAARWLLLIPDLIAYWLTGEIGAEITNASTTQLYDLRRRTWARELMADAGIPAELFPPLREPGTTIGPVLPTVGLSGDPRVVAVGSHDTASAVVGVPAVGERFAYISCGTWSLVGVELDAPVLSEPSRAANFTNESGVDGTIRYLRNVMGLWLLQESVRAWGGADLPALLREAGREPAFRSVVDPDDPVFLPPGDMPARIADACRRAGEPVPTGPAGTARCILDSLALAHRRAVRQAQRLSGRHVDVVHMVGGGARNELLCQLTADACGLAVLAGPVEATALGNMLVQARAAGAVGGDLPALRTVLRDTQRIVRYEPRGDEAAWRAAEGRLAR, encoded by the coding sequence GTGAGTGTCCGCCTCGCCGCCGTGGACCTCGGCGCGTCCAGCGGACGCGTCATGGTCGGCCGGGTCGGCCCCGGCGAACTGGAGCTGACCGAGGCGCACCGGTTCCCCAACGAGCCGGTACGCGTCGGCGCCACCCTGCACTGGGACGTCCTCGGCCTCTACCGGGGCGTCCTCGACGGCCTGCGCGCCGCCGGTCCGGTGGCCAGCGTCGGCGTCGACTCCTGGGCGGTCGACTACGGGTTGCTCGACGCGGCGGGCGCGCTGCTGGGCAACCCGGTGCACTACCGCGACCACCGCACCGACGGCGTCGCCGAGCGGGTGGCGAAGCACCTGGGGGAGGAGCGCCTCTACGCCACCACCGGGTTGCAGAAGCTGCCGTTCAACACCCTCTACCAGCTCGTCGCCGCCGCCGACACGCCGCAGCTGGCAGCGGCGCGGTGGCTGCTGCTGATCCCCGACCTGATTGCGTACTGGCTCACCGGCGAGATCGGCGCGGAGATCACCAACGCCTCCACGACCCAGCTGTACGACCTACGCCGCCGGACCTGGGCCCGCGAGCTGATGGCCGACGCGGGGATCCCCGCCGAGCTGTTCCCGCCGCTCCGCGAGCCCGGCACGACGATCGGCCCGGTCCTGCCGACGGTGGGTCTGTCCGGCGATCCCCGGGTGGTCGCGGTGGGCTCGCACGACACCGCGTCCGCCGTCGTGGGGGTGCCGGCGGTGGGGGAGCGGTTCGCGTACATCTCCTGCGGCACCTGGTCGCTGGTCGGCGTCGAACTCGACGCCCCGGTGCTCAGCGAGCCGAGCCGGGCGGCCAACTTCACCAACGAGTCCGGCGTGGACGGCACGATCCGCTACCTGCGTAACGTCATGGGCCTGTGGCTGCTCCAGGAGTCGGTGCGCGCGTGGGGCGGCGCCGACCTGCCCGCGCTGCTGCGCGAGGCGGGTCGGGAACCGGCCTTCCGGTCCGTCGTGGACCCGGACGACCCGGTGTTCCTGCCGCCGGGCGACATGCCGGCCCGCATCGCCGACGCCTGCCGCCGCGCCGGCGAGCCGGTGCCGACCGGTCCGGCCGGCACCGCGCGGTGCATCCTCGACAGCCTGGCCCTGGCACACCGCCGCGCTGTACGCCAGGCGCAGCGGCTCTCCGGCCGTCACGTCGACGTCGTGCACATGGTCGGCGGTGGCGCGCGCAACGAGCTGCTCTGCCAGCTCACCGCCGACGCCTGCGGGCTGGCGGTGCTCGCCGGGCCGGTCGAGGCGACCGCGCTGGGCAACATGCTGGTGCAGGCGCGGGCGGCCGGCGCGGTGGGCGGGGACCTGCCGGCGCTGCGGACCGTGCTGCGCGACACGCAACGGATCGTGCGGTACGAGCCGCGCGGCGACGAGGCGGCCTGGCGGGCCGCCGAGGGCCGGCTGGCCCGGTGA
- the rhaS gene encoding rhamnose ABC transporter substrate-binding protein encodes MSAHRRGFRLGATGLALAALLLSATACGGTTRENSGDDSGAGNQASGAANPDAAIKEGLKIAFLPKQVNNPYFTVSDSGGKAAVTEIKGEYKEVGPSEASASSQVSYINTLSQQGMDVIVTSANDPNAICGALNQAKAAGAKIVTFDSDTKPECRQIFVNQVTAEGIAENQVKLISQQVGGEGEIAILSATANATNQNAWIALMKEELKKPEYSKLKLVTVAYGNDDDQKSFQETQGLLQSYPNLKGIISPTTVGVAAAARYLSGSQYKGKVKLTGLGTPNQMREFVKDGTVDGFALWNPADLGYLAAYAGAALASGQISGAEGEKFTAGKLGEYTVGKDGVVVLGPPTVFDKNNIDQFDF; translated from the coding sequence ATGTCCGCGCACCGCAGAGGTTTCCGTCTCGGGGCCACCGGCCTCGCCCTCGCCGCCCTGCTGCTCAGCGCCACGGCCTGCGGCGGCACCACCCGGGAGAACTCCGGCGACGACTCCGGCGCCGGCAACCAGGCCAGCGGCGCCGCCAACCCGGACGCCGCCATCAAGGAAGGGCTCAAGATCGCCTTCCTGCCCAAGCAGGTGAACAACCCCTACTTCACCGTCTCGGACAGCGGCGGCAAGGCCGCGGTGACCGAGATCAAGGGCGAGTACAAGGAGGTCGGCCCCTCCGAGGCCAGCGCCTCCTCCCAGGTCAGCTACATCAACACCCTGTCCCAACAGGGCATGGACGTGATCGTCACGTCGGCCAACGACCCGAACGCGATCTGCGGCGCGCTGAACCAGGCGAAGGCCGCCGGCGCCAAGATCGTCACCTTCGACTCGGACACCAAGCCGGAGTGCCGCCAGATCTTCGTCAACCAGGTGACGGCCGAGGGCATCGCGGAGAACCAGGTCAAGCTCATCTCGCAGCAGGTCGGCGGCGAGGGTGAGATCGCGATCCTCTCCGCCACCGCCAACGCGACCAACCAGAACGCCTGGATCGCGCTGATGAAGGAGGAGCTGAAGAAGCCCGAGTACAGCAAGCTCAAGCTGGTCACGGTGGCGTACGGCAACGACGACGACCAGAAGTCGTTCCAGGAGACCCAGGGCCTGCTGCAGTCATACCCCAACCTCAAGGGCATCATCTCCCCGACCACCGTGGGCGTGGCCGCCGCCGCCCGCTACCTGAGCGGGTCGCAGTACAAGGGCAAGGTCAAGCTCACCGGCCTCGGCACTCCCAACCAGATGCGCGAGTTCGTCAAGGACGGCACCGTCGACGGGTTCGCCCTGTGGAATCCCGCCGACCTCGGCTACCTGGCGGCCTACGCGGGCGCCGCACTGGCGTCGGGCCAGATCAGCGGCGCCGAGGGCGAGAAGTTCACGGCCGGCAAGCTCGGTGAGTACACCGTCGGCAAGGACGGGGTGGTCGTCCTCGGCCCGCCCACCGTCTTCGACAAGAACAACATCGACCAGTTCGACTTCTGA